Proteins found in one Amphiura filiformis chromosome 14, Afil_fr2py, whole genome shotgun sequence genomic segment:
- the LOC140168950 gene encoding protein AAR2 homolog has protein sequence MDQKTAQTLFEEGATLIFLNVPEGTEFGIDYNTWTVGERFKGVKMIPPGVHFVYFSAVNIRDNQTAPRTGFFHNFKRKEILVKRWNKKDEDIAEERYTDPDEIARYRDTLRDLDRFLGPYPYDSLKKWVSLSNHLTESVLERLMPECGKILSATQLESDDATRTTEDRAKLAEARKSEQETSTAEQQLPRMHVISGTAIRFSAIPQNYPQGASPSEITKHSMDSSYALQSLLDSSYKDNPKDLLGELQFAFVCFLIGQVYDSFEQWKKLVHLLCTSEDAIHNHPEVYSLFITILHFQLREIPSDFFVDIVSSDNFLTSNLRLFFDNLKESQGVQVGLKEKGLKFKRSLTRHFKWNFNVVHNDEDDPMVVEVS, from the exons ATGGACCAGAAAACAGCTCAGACATTATTTGAGGAAGGTGCCACACTCATCTTCCTCAATGTGCCAGAAGGAACAGAGTTTGGCATTGATTACAACACATGGACAGTTGGAGAACGCTTCAAAGGCGTCAAGATGATTCCCCCTGGAGTCCATTTTGTGTATTTCAGCGCTGTGAATATCAG GGATAACCAGACAGCACCAAGGACTGGTTTCTTCCATAATTTCAAGCGAAAGGAGATCCTAGTAAAACGCTGGAACAAGAAAGATGAAGATATCGCTGAGGAACGATACACCGACCCAGATGAGATAGCTCGTTATCGCGATACACTTCGCGATCTTGATCGTTTTCTCGGTCCTTATCCATACGACAGCTTAAAAAAGTGGGTATCGCTCAGTAACCATTTGACAGAATCAGTCTTGGAGAGACTTATGCCAGAATGTGGGAAAATCCTCTCTGCGACACAATTGGAGTCCGACGATGCAACCAGAACTACAGAAGATAGAGCTAAGCTTGCAGAAGCACGGAAGAGTGAACAAGAAACAAGCACGGCCGAACAACAGCTCCCACGGATGCACGTAATCAGTGGCACAGCAATACGCTTTTCTGCAATCCCACAAAATTACCCACAAGGGGCCTCTCCTTCTGAGATCACCAAGCACAGCATGGACTCATCGTACGCGCTCCAAAGTTTGCTGGATTCAAGTTATAAGGACAACCCAAAAGACCTCCTTGGAGAGCTACagtttgcttttgtttgtttcctCATCGGGCAAGTATATGACAGTTTTGAACAGTGGAAGAAACTTGTACATCTTCTGTGTACCTCAGAAGATGCAATCCATAACCATCCAGAGGTCTATTCTCTCTTCATCACGATACTTCACTTTCAGCTGAGAGAGATCCCATCGGACTTCTTTGTTGACATTGTGTCTAGCGACAACTTTCTGACGTCAAATTTGAGGTTGTTTTTTGACAATTTGAAGGAGTCGCAAGGTGTCCAAGTGGGACTTAAAGAGAAAGGGCTCAAGTTCAAGAGGAGTTTGACGCGTCATTTTAAGTGGAATTTTAACGTGGTGCATAATGATGAAGACGATCCTATGGTGGTAGAGGTATCATAG